A segment of the Bordetella flabilis genome:
GCGGGCGCCGTGGGCCGCAGCATGGAGGGAACCGGCATCGGCCTGGCGCTCGTGCAGGAGCTGGTGAAGCTGCAGGGCGGCTCGATCGATGTGGAGAGCGAGCCCGGTGTGGGATCGACGTTCACCGTGAAGGTGCCGTTGGGAACCGCCCATCTGCCGGCGCCTGGGGCCAGCCAGGAGGATCCGGGCGCGACCACCAGTGTCGCCGCGCAGGCCTATGTCGCGGATGCATTGCGCTGGTTGCCCAGCGCCGATGGCGGCCGGGCCGAGGCGCCCGTCCTGTCGTCGTTATTGGAAACGAGCTCCGGCGACAACGCCGAGCACGCCGAGCGCATCCTGGTCGTCGACGACAATGCGGATTTGCGCGACTACGTCAGCCGCATCCTGCAAGCGGCGGGATACCGCGTTTCCACGGCGGTGGACGGCGATGCCGGTCTGGCCGCCGCATCGCAGGACCCGCCCAGCCTTATCCTTTCCGACGTGATGATGCCCCGGATGGACGGCTTCGGCCTATTGGCGGCATTGCGCCAGGACGCCCGGCTACGCGAGATACCGGTCCTGCTGATGTCCGCGCGCGCCGGCGAGGAGTCACGCGTCGAAGGCTTGGGAGCAGGGGCCGACGACTATATAACCAAGCCGTTTTCGGCAAGGGAACTGCTGGCGCGCGTGGGCAGCAACGTGCGCATGTATCGCTTGCAGCAGGAAACCGCGCGCAAACTGATGGAGGACGCGCGGATACTCGAAGTCCTGAACGAGGTGGGTACCACCATTGCGGCAGAACTGGACCTGGGGCGCGCCGTGCAAGCCGTCACCGATGCCGCCACGGAATTGACGGGGGCTTCCTTCGGTGCGTTCTTCTACAACGTGCTCAACGACCGCGGGGAAAGCTATACGCTCTACACGCTGTCCGGCGCCTCCCGGGAAGCGTTTTCGCGCTTCCCGATGCCGCGTAACACCAAGGTTTTCGGTCCCACGTTTCGTGGCGAGGGCGTGGTGCGTTCCAGCGATATCACGCAGGACGCGCGCTACGGCCACAATGCGCCGTACCGTGGCATGCCGGAGGGGCACCTGCCGGTACGCAGCTATCTCGCCACCCCGGTCATGTCGCGTAGCGGCGAAGTGCTGGGCGGGCTGTTCTTCGGCCATCCCGAACCTGGCGTTTTTTCCGAGAAGGCGGAGCGCCTCGTGGTCGGCATTGCGGCCCAGGCCGCCATTGCCATCGACAACGCGCGCTTGTACCAGGCGGCGCAATCGGAGATCGCCCGGCGTACCGAGGCACAGGACGCCTTGCGCCAGTTGAACGAAACGCTGGAGCTGCGCGTGGCGCAGGCGCTGGCGGAGCGCGATCGCCTCTGGGAACTGAGCGCCGACCTGCTTGCCATAGGCGACGACGTGGGCCACCTGCGCCGTGTCAGTCCATCGTGGACCCGTGTGCTCGGCCATGGCGTCGAAGCATTGATGTTGCAGAACTATGCCGACCTGATCCATCCGGACGATCGGGCCGAGGCCGCCCGGGCGATGGGGGCCTTGCGGGCGCGGGGCGGGTCGGTCTCATACGAAGGCCGCATGCGCAAGGCGGACGGAAGCTGGTGCTGGGTCGCGTGGACCTTGACCGCCGACCCGCACCACAACGAAGTGCATGGGGTCGGTCGCGACGTGACCGCCGCCAAGGAAGCGGCCGAGGCGCTGCGCCAGGCTGAAGAAGCGCTGCGCCTGGCTCACAAGATGGAAGCCGTGGGCAAACTGACCGGCGGCGTCGCCCATGACTTCAACAATCTGCTGCAGGTGATCGGTGGCAACCTGCAACTGCTGGCGCGCGATGTCGTGGGGAGTGAAAGGGCCGAGAAGCGTGTCAACAATGCGCTGGCGGGGGTCGCGCGCGGCTCGAAGCTGGCTTCGCAGTTGCTGGCCTTCGGCCGCAGGCAGCCCCTGGCGCCCAAGGTCGTCAACCTGGGCCGGTTCATCCGTGGCCTGGACGATATGCTGCGCCGCGCACTGGGCGACAGTATCGAGATCGAGACCGTGGTGTCGGGGGGGCTGTGGAATACGCTGGTCGACCCTTTCCAGGTGGAGAACGCGCTGCTGAATCTGGCGATCAACGCACGCGACGCCATGCAAGGACATGGCCGCCTGACCATCGAGGCGGGCAATGCCCTGCTGGACGACGATTATGCAGCTCGTCATGCAGACGTGCTTCCCGGGCAATATGTGATGGTCGCCGTCACGGACACCGGCAGCGGCATGACGCCGGAGGTGCTTGAACACGTGTTCGAGCCGTTCTTCACCACCAAGCCGGAGGGGCGCGGCACCGGTCTGGGACTGAGCATGGTGTATGGCTTCATCAAGCAGTCCAAGGGGCACGTCAAGATCTACAGCGAACCAGGGCAGGGTACGACGGTGCGCCTGTACCTGCCGCGCGAGCGGCAGGAGGAAGACCTGGAGACCGAACTCGACACCGGCCCCATTGCCGGAGGTAGCGAAACCATACTCGCCGTCGAGGATGACGAGGAGGTCCGGACCACGGTGGTGGAAATGCTGGCCGAACTTGGCTATCGCGTGCTCAAGGCCCGCGACGCACAGAGTGCCCTGGCGATTGTGGAAAGCGGAGTGCCGATCGATCTGCTTTTTACGGATGTCGTCATGCCCGGCCCCTTGCGCAGCCCCGAGCTGGCCCGCAAGACCCGCGAGCGCCTGCCCGGCGTGGCGGTATTGTTCACATCCGGCTATACCGAGAATGCCATCGTCCATGGTGGACGCCTCGACGAAGGCATCGAGCTCCTGAGCAAGCCATACACGCGGGAGGCACTGGCACGCAAGATCCGGCATGTATTGCGCAACCAGCAGCAGCGCAACGCCGCGCAGGATGTCCGGCAAGGGCGTTTGCCGCTGACACGGGAGCCGCACGTCGGGCCAGGCGGGAAGCCCCTGCATGTGGTGCTGGTGGAAGACGATGACCTTATACGCTCGGCCACTGCCGATATGCTGGAGGCGCTTGGCCACCATGTAGTGCAGGCCGAAGATGCCGCGCAAGCCCTGGCAGCGCTGGCTTCCGACCATGCCGACGTACTCATGACCGATATCGGGCTGCCGCAGATCTCGGGTGTGGCGCTGGCCGCGGCGGCGCGTGAACGCCATCCGGGGCTGCGCATACTTTTCGCGTCCGGCCATGACCCCGGCAGCACCCCGGCGCACGAGGCTTTGGCCGGAGCCACCTACGTGCTGAAGCCCTATACATCGGAAGATCTGGCGGCCGTGTTCAGGCGGATCGCCCTGCCGGGGTGACGGACGGCTTCAGGCCAGCCGCGCGTCCATGGTGATGGTCGCATTCAATACCTTGGATACGGGGCAACCCGCCTTGGCCTTGTTGGCGGCATCTTCGAAGGCCTGGGCGTCGGCGCCCGGTATCTTCGCCCTGACGGTCAGATGGACGGCCGTGATGGCGAATCCGCCGTCCGCCTTGTCCAAGGTAACGATGGCTTCGGTCTCGATGCTGTCGGCGGTCAGCCCCGATTCGCCGAGGATGTTGGAAAGCGCCATGGAAAAACAGCCGGCGTGCGCGGCACCCAGCAATTCTTCCGGGTTGGTGCCGTTCGCGTCCTCGAACCGGGTCTTGAAGCCGTACGGCGCGCTGGAGAGCGCGCCGCTCTGCGTCGAGATCGTCCCGGTACCGGACTTGAGGTCACCCTTCCATACCGCGGATGCTTTTCTCTTCAT
Coding sequences within it:
- a CDS encoding response regulator, with amino-acid sequence MQRFPEAAGGREDPSPSFLAGGGEMGALIRAHDWTATPLGRPVDWPQSLKTAVRIMLTSRQPIWIGWGEDLLFFYNDPYKAIIGGKHPTALGRPTVAVWQEIWDDIGPLLRTSMSGTEGTYVEEKFLLMERNGYPEETYYTFSYSPIPTDDGDAGGIICANSDDTARVISERQLRLLRELATMTAHARTWEEAGTLSAEALGLNPSDLPFAMLYAAEPGSTRVTLVGSSGIEAGHVAAPAAMGDAASSLWPIAEVLRKQELLLVDDLPQRFGASLPRGPWRHAPTRAAMLPISPSGDSGRAAVLIVGLNPYRLFDERYSGFLNLAAGQIGAAVGYAHAYEEERRRARALAEIDHAKTTFFSNISHEFRTPLTLMLGPLEELLRGMPADDDQRPLVDLTYRNGLRLLKLVNSLLDFSRIEAGRMQARYVPTDLAALTAELASLFRSATEKAGLRLIVDCPTLPQAVHVDRDMWEKIVLNLLSNAFKFTIEGQIAVHMGVSPDGACVELRVRDTGIGIPAHELPHVFDRFQRVAGAVGRSMEGTGIGLALVQELVKLQGGSIDVESEPGVGSTFTVKVPLGTAHLPAPGASQEDPGATTSVAAQAYVADALRWLPSADGGRAEAPVLSSLLETSSGDNAEHAERILVVDDNADLRDYVSRILQAAGYRVSTAVDGDAGLAAASQDPPSLILSDVMMPRMDGFGLLAALRQDARLREIPVLLMSARAGEESRVEGLGAGADDYITKPFSARELLARVGSNVRMYRLQQETARKLMEDARILEVLNEVGTTIAAELDLGRAVQAVTDAATELTGASFGAFFYNVLNDRGESYTLYTLSGASREAFSRFPMPRNTKVFGPTFRGEGVVRSSDITQDARYGHNAPYRGMPEGHLPVRSYLATPVMSRSGEVLGGLFFGHPEPGVFSEKAERLVVGIAAQAAIAIDNARLYQAAQSEIARRTEAQDALRQLNETLELRVAQALAERDRLWELSADLLAIGDDVGHLRRVSPSWTRVLGHGVEALMLQNYADLIHPDDRAEAARAMGALRARGGSVSYEGRMRKADGSWCWVAWTLTADPHHNEVHGVGRDVTAAKEAAEALRQAEEALRLAHKMEAVGKLTGGVAHDFNNLLQVIGGNLQLLARDVVGSERAEKRVNNALAGVARGSKLASQLLAFGRRQPLAPKVVNLGRFIRGLDDMLRRALGDSIEIETVVSGGLWNTLVDPFQVENALLNLAINARDAMQGHGRLTIEAGNALLDDDYAARHADVLPGQYVMVAVTDTGSGMTPEVLEHVFEPFFTTKPEGRGTGLGLSMVYGFIKQSKGHVKIYSEPGQGTTVRLYLPRERQEEDLETELDTGPIAGGSETILAVEDDEEVRTTVVEMLAELGYRVLKARDAQSALAIVESGVPIDLLFTDVVMPGPLRSPELARKTRERLPGVAVLFTSGYTENAIVHGGRLDEGIELLSKPYTREALARKIRHVLRNQQQRNAAQDVRQGRLPLTREPHVGPGGKPLHVVLVEDDDLIRSATADMLEALGHHVVQAEDAAQALAALASDHADVLMTDIGLPQISGVALAAAARERHPGLRILFASGHDPGSTPAHEALAGATYVLKPYTSEDLAAVFRRIALPG
- a CDS encoding OsmC family protein, which gives rise to MKRKASAVWKGDLKSGTGTISTQSGALSSAPYGFKTRFEDANGTNPEELLGAAHAGCFSMALSNILGESGLTADSIETEAIVTLDKADGGFAITAVHLTVRAKIPGADAQAFEDAANKAKAGCPVSKVLNATITMDARLA